The Aeromicrobium sp. Leaf245 genome includes a region encoding these proteins:
- a CDS encoding HNH endonuclease produces the protein MITQHVAEQLATAARALREYPTTTDALRLLQVVQNAIDAAKVDLVAEMAEHGDHEAEGCSSVKNWLRDQLHLDVKDASQLSRSARTLDDMPELADLATAGAISLDHVDAFTYASRHIDPAVVEVSMDWMLDLAAKAEPKKMRQAVKKLRDAAHPDDLDEAWIKGMAKHDIKLSAVGEGFHVTGFLSFDTGTKLKTVLQSLSAPTCAEDDRPVNERRVTALDQMLSSILESGLPQDKGVRPHVSLTLDLADLAQDADTTTADLAGFGTIGAAQLQQMLCDSSLTPILTAGKHSVLDVGRTARLATPAQRKAVVTRQGGRCGGLGCNGPIVHVHHVEYWSHGGTTDLANLIGLCPRCHALVHQGYFSIDPTTHEIGRTLRTHRTGRHIRIARAG, from the coding sequence ATGATTACGCAGCACGTCGCCGAGCAGCTGGCCACTGCTGCGCGTGCGTTGCGTGAGTACCCGACGACCACCGATGCGCTGCGGCTGCTGCAGGTCGTGCAGAACGCGATCGATGCGGCGAAGGTCGACCTGGTCGCCGAGATGGCCGAGCACGGCGACCACGAGGCCGAGGGCTGCTCGAGCGTGAAGAACTGGCTGCGCGATCAGCTGCACCTCGACGTCAAGGACGCCTCCCAGCTCAGCAGGTCGGCCCGGACGCTGGACGACATGCCCGAGCTCGCCGACCTCGCCACCGCCGGGGCCATCTCGCTGGACCACGTCGACGCGTTCACCTACGCAAGTCGTCACATCGACCCTGCGGTCGTGGAGGTCTCGATGGACTGGATGCTGGACCTCGCGGCGAAGGCCGAGCCCAAGAAGATGCGCCAGGCGGTCAAGAAGCTCCGCGACGCTGCCCACCCCGACGACCTCGACGAGGCCTGGATCAAGGGCATGGCCAAGCACGACATCAAGCTCTCCGCCGTCGGCGAGGGATTTCATGTCACCGGGTTCCTGTCGTTCGACACCGGCACCAAGCTCAAGACCGTCCTGCAGTCGCTCTCCGCACCCACCTGCGCCGAGGACGACCGCCCCGTCAACGAACGCCGCGTCACCGCCCTCGACCAGATGCTCAGCAGCATCCTCGAATCCGGACTTCCCCAGGACAAGGGCGTCCGACCCCACGTCTCACTGACGCTCGACCTCGCCGACCTCGCCCAGGACGCTGACACCACGACCGCCGACCTCGCCGGCTTCGGGACCATCGGAGCGGCCCAGCTCCAGCAGATGCTCTGCGACAGCTCCCTCACCCCGATCCTCACCGCCGGCAAGCACTCCGTCCTCGACGTCGGCCGCACCGCACGCCTCGCCACCCCCGCCCAACGCAAGGCCGTCGTCACCCGCCAAGGCGGACGCTGCGGCGGACTCGGCTGCAACGGACCGATCGTGCACGTCCATCACGTCGAGTACTGGTCCCACGGCGGCACCACTGACCTCGCCAACCTCATCGGCCTCTGTCCCCGATGCCACGCACTCGTCCACCAGGGCTACTTCAGCATCGATCCCACGACCCACGAGATCGGCCGCACCCTGCGCACCCACCGCACCGGCAGACACATCCGCATCGCCCGAGCCGGCTGA